A portion of the candidate division Zixibacteria bacterium HGW-Zixibacteria-1 genome contains these proteins:
- a CDS encoding excinuclease ABC subunit C: protein MKDDKLDIKIKNLPASPGVYIFRNSTGSIIYIGKAKNLRNRVRTYFQSAQNHTPKTARMVSAIADLELMVTDSEIEALILEANLVKEHKPRYNINLKDDKHFPYIKVTTGEPFPRMLIVRRLEKDSHRYFGPYTNSKGMRGTLRFLSRLFKIRSCNLIIPHPTGKPQKVCLDYHIGRCGGPCENLQSREEYAEQVDSVLLFLSGKGETLLEKLRHRMGRLSEEMEFEKAAEVRDQITALESVRQKQKVDAGVVVNRDIISFARDGRYTVVVIMQIREGILIGRQDFQLTSEPEEEDADLMSGFLGQYYNNQPNLPEEIYLPLRLNDEDVISQWLSKMLGKKVRIRTPQKGEKLKLVDLAATNARLLLDEILIQKKGFKERVSKSVQALKDNLHLSRSPRIIACVDISNTGETDAVGALVYFANGKPQKSGYRHFRIKEVTGQDDFAMMREVVGRYFYRLQQEKRTPPDLLVVDGGKGQLSSVQKEIASLGFENQNIIGLAKRFEEIYLPGNPEPLTIPKSSPGLLLLKRIRDEAHRFAIEYNRKVRTKRTIQSSLDKLAGVGPKRREILLKHFGSVKKIKEASLEQLTSVKGIPQNLAEKIYNSFR from the coding sequence ATGAAAGACGACAAACTCGATATCAAGATAAAGAATCTCCCGGCCTCGCCCGGCGTTTATATCTTCAGGAACAGCACCGGCAGTATCATTTACATCGGCAAAGCCAAAAATCTGCGCAACCGGGTCAGGACTTATTTTCAATCGGCGCAGAACCATACGCCCAAGACCGCCCGGATGGTCTCAGCCATCGCTGATCTGGAACTGATGGTGACCGATTCCGAAATCGAGGCTTTGATTCTGGAAGCCAATCTGGTCAAGGAACATAAGCCCCGCTATAATATAAATCTTAAGGATGATAAACATTTTCCATATATCAAGGTAACGACCGGCGAGCCTTTTCCCCGGATGCTGATTGTTCGCCGTCTGGAAAAAGACAGCCATCGTTATTTCGGCCCGTACACCAATTCCAAGGGAATGCGCGGGACGCTGCGGTTCCTCAGCCGCCTTTTCAAAATCCGAAGCTGCAATCTTATCATCCCGCATCCGACCGGCAAGCCGCAGAAGGTGTGTCTCGATTATCATATCGGCCGCTGCGGCGGTCCCTGCGAAAATCTACAAAGCCGGGAAGAGTATGCCGAGCAGGTCGATTCGGTGCTGTTGTTTCTTTCGGGCAAAGGGGAAACGCTGCTCGAAAAGCTGCGGCACAGGATGGGCCGATTGTCCGAAGAAATGGAATTTGAAAAGGCGGCCGAGGTTCGCGACCAGATTACGGCTCTCGAATCGGTCCGGCAGAAGCAGAAAGTCGATGCCGGGGTGGTTGTCAATCGTGATATTATCTCATTTGCCCGCGACGGGCGCTACACCGTCGTTGTTATCATGCAGATCAGGGAAGGGATACTGATCGGCCGTCAGGATTTCCAGTTAACCTCGGAGCCGGAAGAGGAAGATGCCGACCTGATGAGTGGATTTCTCGGGCAGTACTATAATAATCAGCCGAATCTGCCGGAAGAAATTTATCTGCCGCTGAGACTGAATGATGAGGATGTCATTTCACAATGGTTGTCGAAGATGCTGGGCAAAAAGGTCAGAATTCGCACCCCGCAAAAAGGGGAAAAGCTGAAACTGGTTGATTTGGCCGCCACCAACGCCCGCTTGCTGCTGGATGAGATTCTTATACAAAAAAAGGGTTTCAAGGAGCGCGTTTCCAAATCGGTTCAGGCTCTCAAGGATAACTTGCACCTGAGCCGCTCACCGAGAATTATTGCCTGTGTCGATATTTCCAATACGGGTGAAACCGATGCTGTCGGAGCACTGGTCTATTTTGCCAACGGCAAACCGCAGAAATCTGGTTACCGGCATTTCAGGATCAAGGAAGTTACCGGGCAGGATGATTTTGCCATGATGCGCGAGGTCGTCGGACGGTATTTTTACCGGCTGCAGCAGGAAAAGAGAACCCCGCCCGATCTGCTGGTTGTCGACGGCGGCAAGGGGCAGTTGTCATCGGTGCAAAAAGAAATAGCCTCACTCGGTTTTGAAAACCAGAATATTATCGGGCTGGCCAAACGATTCGAAGAGATATATCTCCCCGGCAATCCCGAACCGCTGACCATTCCCAAATCATCGCCCGGTCTGCTGCTTCTGAAAAGAATCCGGGATGAGGCCCACCGCTTTGCCATCGAATACAACCGCAAGGTCCGCACCAAGCGGACGATACAATCCTCTCTCGATAAACTCGCGGGAGTCGGACCGAAGCGACGCGAAATTCTTCTCAAACATTTCGGTTCGGTCAAAAAGATCAAAGAGGCCTCGCTGGAACAACTGACCTCGGTCAAGGGAATCCCTCAAAATCTGGCCGAGAAAATATATAATTCGTTCCGGTAG